A segment of the Flavobacteriales bacterium genome:
CATTCAAAACGGCCGCTTGTAGACCATCCATTCTGCTGTTGACACCTTCCATATCATGATCGTACTTGGCGGACCGGCCATGATTCGCATACTTGGCAATAAATTCTGCCAGATTCTTGCGGTTCGTAACAACAGCACCTGCATCTCCGTATGCTCCCAGGTTCTTTCCGGGATAGAAGCTGAAAGTAGCCACATCACTCATGGTTCCTACACTTCGCTCTCCCAATTTAGCGCCATGTGCCTGCGAGGCATCTTCTATCAAAAAAAGACCATGCTTCTCTGCAATTGCAGCCAACTCTTTCATGGGACCAGGCATTCCGTACAAGTGAACGGCAATGATGGCTTTGGTATTTGACGTGACAGCCGCCTCAACAAGGGTGCTGTCAAGATTATAGGTAGCTTCATCACAATCTACAAATACAGGACGCCCACCCACACAAGTAACGGCTTCCGAGGTAGCGATAAAGGAATTCGCCGGTACAATCACTTCATGCCCGGGACCTATTCCCAGCCCTTTCAGAGCAAGAACAAGGGCATCTGTTCCATTTCCGCAGCTTATACAATGATTGACCCCAACATACTTTGCAAAACCTTCTTCAAATATCCTTACCTGTTCTCCTCCAATGAAAGCGGTATTGGAGAGTACATTATCGATGGCAGACCTCACTTCCGTGCGAACCTGATCATACTGCGCTTTCAAATCCACCAAAGGAATATTCATGGTCATCTTATCTTCCGAAAATTGTATCCTGACTTACCTTATAATCATCAATTAATTGGGCGACACTCACCTGCTGTGCTTTTTCATCACTGCATGTGATCAGTTTCACCCATCCGTCGCGGACTTTCACTTCTATTTCATTATCGCGTATATTGCAAAGACCACATGTACCGTAAATATCTCTATTCGCAGATGACACTACCTTATCTACGTACAATTTCTTCCCATTCACAAACGTGAATGGTCCCCTGAATGGTGGGAAGTAGAGTGCCCTCACATAATTACATACCTCTTTGACAGACCAGCTAAAATTTACAACACCACCATATGGGTAGTCCCGGTTATGATACAATTTACGCGATTCATCCTGTGGTATTCTTCCTGCTGTACCTGCAAGCAATGCCGGCCAGGTTTCTTTAAGCAATTGAATACCATACTCCTCACATCTATTATAAAGATCTTGCCCTGAGTCATTTTCTTCAATAGGCACAGTAATCTGACCAATAATCTCTCCATTATCCACACCTGGTTTCATGTAGTGCATGGTTACACCATGACTGGTTTCGCCGTTAATGATCGCCCAGGCACCTGGGTAGGAACCCCGGTATCGCGGAAGGGGGGCAAAATGCATATTCACGGAACCCAGAGGTGGTATTGATAACAAATCTTTCTTGTATATTTTGGGATAGAAGGCCGTCAGCATGATATCGGGCTGCAGGGCAGCTATCTGACCAACCACCTCGGCATCATTTATTTGCTCTGGCATCATCAGCGGAAGGTTCAGTTCGCGTGCCAGTGAAGCTACGGAAGGATACCATTGCTTATCCAGGTCATCCCATCTGGCAACAACACCACAGATATCAGCACCCTGCTCATGTAGAAGGCGCAGTGCTCTATACCCAAGGCCCTTACTACCAACAAACAGTATTCTCATAACATCCCTACTTTTACTCTTTTGCCAGCACCTTCGTAAATCTTTTCAATGATCTGCACTGTCTTAAGCCCTTCGAGATGACTGGTAGTGACAGATGCATTTCCCTGCAATACATCAACTACGTTTTCAATCACTTTATCGTGATTAGACATTGAACCCTGATAGCTACCATAGTCATTTGCCTTTGCTGAAGTCTCCGCAACTTGTAAATCGCTGCTTTCCATATTCTGATATTCCAACACATTCAGGTATTGCCCACCCACTTTTACCGTGCCTTTCTCTGCAAAAATAGTAATGGAACCTTCCATGTTTTTACGGTAGCTGTTCACTGTATAGTGTATGGTTCCCAGTGCACCATTGGAAAACTCAAATGCAACCACGCCGGTATCCTCAAACTCAACGAAATCCTCATGTGCGAAATTTTCAATCATCGCAAAAACTTTTCGGACATCTCCGATCAACCAATAGAGCAGATCAATGAAGTGGCTGAACTGGGTAAACAATGTTCCTCCATCAAGGTCCTTTTTTCCCTTCCAGTCGGAGGATTTATAATAATCTTCATTTCTATTCCAAAAGCAGTTGAGTTGCACACTGTATATCTTCCCGAGTTTACCGCTCTGAATAGCTTCCTTCAGCGCAACAATAGGTGGATTATACCTATTCTGCTTTACAACAAACAACCGTTTGTTCGCCTTTTCCGCCTCCTGTATCATCCACTCACAATCCTCCACTGAAATAGCCATAGGTTTTTCACACAATACATTGACACCGGACTGCAAAGCTGCTACCGAATGTGAGGCGTGTAAACCATTGGGTGTGCAGATTGATACAATATCCAATCCTGGCTGAGACAACATCTCGTCTATATTCTGATATACCTTACAGCCATGCTGCAGGCCGATCTCCTGTGCCTTAGCGATATTGGCATCACACACTGCAACCAACTCCGCATAGTGAGCTATATGCTCGGCATGCCTTAATCCTATCCTGCCACAACCAACAATTCCGAATTTTATTTTTTTCATTCGTTATTTATCAAATTTTCCAGTAGTGTGATGTACTTCCGCTTTTCGTTATTCCACAGAAAGCGATTTCTTATGGTTAATACATGATTCCGCCCATGATCCAGCAAATCCTTATCCTCAATAAAGGCATTAAACCAATGATTCAGCGTTTCCGGTTTTTCCGGATCATAATAGAAGCAATCTTCCTCTGTAAAATAATATCCGATCGGGCTATTACGAATAGTCAACACAGGTAATCCCACTGATATATATTCCATCATTTTCAACGGCAACATGTGTTGTGTTCCAGAAGAGAGGATATAACTTACAAGTCCCACATCAAATCCCCCGATAATAACGGAAAGTTTATCAACACTATAAAACCGATTCTCGAAATCAACTACGTCCCCTGCATTATTCACAGCAATAAACTCCTTCAAACTGTCACTATAATCTCCTTCACCTATTATCTTCAACGTATATCTTGATCTATATTTATTTTGCATTAAAGTTTTGATAACATTCTGTAAACCAAACCTTTCAGCAATTGTACCGTGAAAAAGTATTTTTATTTTGTCTCCTTCGGGCTTATAATTCTCGCGAAGGGGGAATTTTTTTTCGTCTGCAAAGTTAGCAATAACTGTGATTTTTTGCTCAGGAATACCATGTGCCACAAGAATTTCATCCTTCATGGGCTGGTGAACGGTAATCACCTTATTTGCAAAGCTGGCACTCAAACGTTCCTGCCATAAAAGCAAACGGTACTTCCATCCCTTTCCCTCCTCAAATTTGGATTCGAACGTTGTAGGCATCGGATCATGAATATCCAATACCAGTTTCGCACCGAATATTTTGGGGAAGAAGCCCACAAAAATCATGAAATCCGGCATATTATTCACATGAATCACCTTGTATCTTCGAGGTCTGACAGAAAACAGTATCAAACAACGAAAAAGAAACTCAAGATACGAAAGCATGTAACGTACATTGCTGTTCCCCCGGTATCGTTTCATATTCAAGTGGATTACCCGCACACCATTAATGCTTTCTACTTTTGGATCTCCTTCTCTTTTGAGTGCGTAAAAATCAATCGGGTAGCCCGCAGACACCATTGCTTCTGCTTCTCTTATCACCCTCGGATCTGTGGCATAGTTGGTATATGCCACCATCGCTATGCTTGCTTTCCTATCATTCATGACTTAAATCGTTCATCATAATTCATCCTCTTCAAAATAACGAGCAATATCTTGAGGCACAGTTGAACGAAGTGATTCTCGATGATTTTCATCCAGTACCGATTTCCACCTGCCGATATTGTGTCGCGAAAGATCAAGATTTAGCATGGTCGGATCATATTCCACTCCTACAAAATCAACAATTTTTCTCAGGGTTCCCTCTGTGTCTCCAATCAAGTCTTCAAAACGTACTTCCATAAATGACGACGCGGGTATCTTTTCACGAACCTGCGTCCATCTTCCAAGAATATCACATATCCAACGAAAATTAACCTCAATTGAACTTGCACCCCAGTCGCGACCACCATATGACACCAGTACATCCCAGGGATTTCTGTAGACATGAATGAACCTGGCTTCCGGAAGGATACCTTGAAGTACATCGGCATGTATTATGCTACTGGGCGTATGCTCAACTACACATTCCCCCTGGTTCAAGGTTCCAAATTGTTGAAAAAAACGGTTGACATAATGCCGGTTTACTTGCTCATATTCCGACAAGCTCATAGGTATTGCATAATAACATAAATCCAGAAATGAACGCCGTAATGATAGAGGAATGGGTAAACGGGTCAACGCTTTTTTAAATACATTGGATCGCGCAGCCCAATCTCCCCTATATGTATAGGCAGCCAGGGCATCAACATAATCACGTTTCCAGTCATGGTAGAAATCACGTCCAACCAGTCGAGCCAAATAGGTATTGGGATATCTTCCGATATACCGCGTAGAAACGGAATTCAGGAGTTTATCAAATCGCCGTATGGCTATATCAGCTTGATAAAACGACCAGTAATCCACCAAAGGCCCTTTAAGGGATACTACACCATCAGGGTCGGTAAGAAAACGAAGTTCGATAGGAAAACGCGATATTCTGGGGTGCAAGTCTAATACCCTTGACAAAATTGTGGTTCCAGACCGCCCCGTACCTCCAACAAATATTGGCCTTACATCATCCATCATTGCGTCTGGTTACTGAGTACTTGATACACCTTCATCACCTCAATACATACATGCTGCAATGCGTATTGACGGTTAGACTTGAGGGCATTTTCAGCCATATGACTATATTCATTGGGTGCCATTTCCACAGCCTTCTTTAAGCATTTTTCAATACCCTCCACGGTTCGGTCGCCGATGAAAAAACCGTTGAAGCCATCTTTTATCTGCCCGGCAATCCCTCCTACCCTTGTAGCTATCACAGGTGTACCACAAAACATTGCCTCTGAAACCACCAGACCGAACCCTTCTTTCTCAGCAGGTAGCACCAGAAACCTGCTTGCAGAATAAAGCTTTCTTAGGCCATCCTGATCAACAGCTCCGAAGTATGTAACATTCTGCTTTTCTGCCATCTGTTCAACCTGTTCTTTAAACTTTCCCACACCCACAAAACCAAAACTAACCGACGGATCATTCATTCTAGAAATTATCTCGAGCAACAAATGCACACCCTTATTTTCGACGAATTTTCCGACAAAAAGAAAATCAATTGTCTTGTCGCGTCCCTCATCATAAAACTTCCTTTCATCCACGCCGGCACAAAGCACCATATCCGTAGCTCTGTTAAGGTTCTTGCGAATCAACGGAGGCAAGGCATCTCCCACAGCAATTACATAATCCATCATTCCGGCCACCCTGGAAAACAACCATCTTTTCATTTTTGAATTCAGGTTGACCGATACATCAGACCCATGAACGGTCAAAACAATGCGGCACCCGGGATGAATCATTTTGTAAGCATATGCCAGGAGACCGATGGGATAAATGTAATGTACATGCAGGATATGATACTTTTTAAAGAACCTGGGAACAAACCTAAGAAAAGCATTCAAGTACTTCCATGCACTTCCGGTTGGACCGGTCAGCTTCCGTTTCATATAGAACAGTTCAATAACATCAGCGGGGGCTTTCAGTTCCTGTAAACGTTCATATTGATTCTTAACAAAAATGCCGCTGTATGGAACTTGTTGAGAAGGGTACATATTTGATAGGATCAACACCTTCATCTGCGATCCGATCTTAAAAAGAACTGATTCACATACAATACGGAAATCACATTTCTTGAGCTCATACTAACCGTGGTAGCAAGGGCTGCACCCGTAATGCCATACTCAGGAATCCATATGTAATTTAATACAACATTCAATACAACACTGACGAACAGAATATTCCTTGCGACCTTCTCCTGATTGGTCATTTCTAAAAGCAAACCGTTAACCCCAGCAAGGGCATGAACCAGCTGATTGATAGTTAAAATAATAAGCGGCGTAGTTCCATGCACAAAATCATCTCCTACCCACCCCAGCAAATAGCCGGGAACCAAAAAAATTATGATGGCAGCTGGTAGTGACGTAAAAAAGGAAAGACCTGAGACCTTCCACATAAACCTCTTCAATTGCAACCGATCATTGCTGTAAAACATTTCTGAAAATTTAGGGCCTGTAATGCTTGTCACTGCCACGAGGGTAATACTTACAATATTGGATATTTTTAATGCGGCATTATAAACGCCAACATCCGTTTCTGTTTTGAAAATACCCAGCATGATAGAATCAGTCCACCACAACAGGAATGTAAAGGAGGTTGTAAGCAGCAGTGCAGAAGATACCCCGACTACCTCCCGAAAAGGGGGATCTTCTGTTTTAGCAGTACCGGGTAATTCACTTTTCTGATATCTCAGGTGTCTTAATACCATTCGCGTACTAATGGTGGCTGCAGTGAGTAATCCAAGCACATAAGCATAGATGGGTGCCCCTACAGCCGAAACAAGGTAAATCAATGGAAAAATATACAGCATCGGAAACAGAAATCTGGCAAAATTCTGAAAAAACGAATGCTGTGCAGCTTTCTTCAATCCTCGCAGAAAGCCTCCGTTTATCGCCACAATCACAAATGCAAATAGTCCTGCCGGAAGTATTCGATAGTACCAGGTCAGTTCGGAAACGTGAAACACCTCCTCTGCCATCCACCTTGCACATACCATCATGATCACTGAGATTGCAAGGGTCAGAAGAAGCGAAAACCTCATGCTCTTCTTATATATCTTGCGTATGGATTCAGTGTTCCTTTGCTGCATCAGATTAGCCACATATCTGGCAATGGATGCATCAAAACCATATTTTCCTATCATACCTGCAATGGAGAGCACCGAAAGAAAAAGTGTAAATACGCCCAATGAGCCAGCACCCAGGTAGCGTCCAACCACAAAAGTGAAAGCATAGCCAGCAACCATTCCCAGAAACTTATAAATGAAAGCCCCTGAAGCACCCTTCACTACCTCCCTAAAATGGCGATCCTCAAAAAACGCCTTCATACAGACGGGTCTTGTGAAGTTTGACGATGTGAATCCGTAAAGAACCGATATTGGTATATATAGAGGTATACCAGCGCAACAACACTAGCAACAGTGGGACTATTCAGGGCATGGCCGGCAAAAACAGAATGTCCTAAAAAAAGAGTAATTGCGACCAGGAAGGTGAAGTTAAGGAATGTTCTTTTTTGCAGAAAAGAAAAGACCATCTTCACCCAAAACAAAACCGGAAGGAGTAACAACAACATACCGAGAATAATTCCATAAGCGCCGACGAAATCATAAAAATCCCTTTCTACATGTTTTCCCACCCCGGCAAAGGCCTTTGGGTACGTTTTGATTACCTCAAAGTTAATATGCTGCAAGAAATAGTAATTGCTTTCCCCGAATATATTAAGCAACCACGCCCTGTCTGCAATGCGGTTTTTGGCTGCTTGTACCATCAATTCTCTGGGAGAATGCGCAATGAGGCTCTCGAATTTGGTCACCAAAAAACTATATTGGGTAATAATATCAATCAATACGGTGATACCCCAGACCAAGAGCCCAACGCCAACCCCAATCAGCATCAGGCGAGAAAAACGGCGCATGGGTATATCCTTTTTTTTGAAAAATATAGCAGATAAAACAAACACAAATGTAATCAACAGTGATCCAGCCAAAGCCGTTCTTGTGGTCAGCAGTATCAGTCCTGCCAAGGTGGTCATTACCATAATAATGTTACCAAGTGTCATTTTTGTGAACACCCGATATAAACTCATCACTAAACTGATGAGTACAGCAATACTGATGTCATTCTGGGCAATAAAATATGACTTCATACCAAACCCACCATCCCACTCCTGACCATCATAATAGGTCATCATTCCAAATCCGGTCACAAATGAGAAAATAATCGCACCACCCGCAATAAAACCAAACCATGAAATGTGACGAATCATATCCTCAATTCCAATATCAAACTTTACCGCCAATTCCCATAGAAGCACCACCATTATAAAAGGCATAATGATCCTTGATATTTCTCTTACCTC
Coding sequences within it:
- a CDS encoding methionyl-tRNA formyltransferase — protein: MRILFVGSKGLGYRALRLLHEQGADICGVVARWDDLDKQWYPSVASLARELNLPLMMPEQINDAEVVGQIAALQPDIMLTAFYPKIYKKDLLSIPPLGSVNMHFAPLPRYRGSYPGAWAIINGETSHGVTMHYMKPGVDNGEIIGQITVPIEENDSGQDLYNRCEEYGIQLLKETWPALLAGTAGRIPQDESRKLYHNRDYPYGGVVNFSWSVKEVCNYVRALYFPPFRGPFTFVNGKKLYVDKVVSSANRDIYGTCGLCNIRDNEIEVKVRDGWVKLITCSDEKAQQVSVAQLIDDYKVSQDTIFGR
- a CDS encoding sulfotransferase; translated protein: MMDDVRPIFVGGTGRSGTTILSRVLDLHPRISRFPIELRFLTDPDGVVSLKGPLVDYWSFYQADIAIRRFDKLLNSVSTRYIGRYPNTYLARLVGRDFYHDWKRDYVDALAAYTYRGDWAARSNVFKKALTRLPIPLSLRRSFLDLCYYAIPMSLSEYEQVNRHYVNRFFQQFGTLNQGECVVEHTPSSIIHADVLQGILPEARFIHVYRNPWDVLVSYGGRDWGASSIEVNFRWICDILGRWTQVREKIPASSFMEVRFEDLIGDTEGTLRKIVDFVGVEYDPTMLNLDLSRHNIGRWKSVLDENHRESLRSTVPQDIARYFEEDEL
- a CDS encoding Gfo/Idh/MocA family oxidoreductase; amino-acid sequence: MKKIKFGIVGCGRIGLRHAEHIAHYAELVAVCDANIAKAQEIGLQHGCKVYQNIDEMLSQPGLDIVSICTPNGLHASHSVAALQSGVNVLCEKPMAISVEDCEWMIQEAEKANKRLFVVKQNRYNPPIVALKEAIQSGKLGKIYSVQLNCFWNRNEDYYKSSDWKGKKDLDGGTLFTQFSHFIDLLYWLIGDVRKVFAMIENFAHEDFVEFEDTGVVAFEFSNGALGTIHYTVNSYRKNMEGSITIFAEKGTVKVGGQYLNVLEYQNMESSDLQVAETSAKANDYGSYQGSMSNHDKVIENVVDVLQGNASVTTSHLEGLKTVQIIEKIYEGAGKRVKVGML
- a CDS encoding glycosyltransferase is translated as MKVLILSNMYPSQQVPYSGIFVKNQYERLQELKAPADVIELFYMKRKLTGPTGSAWKYLNAFLRFVPRFFKKYHILHVHYIYPIGLLAYAYKMIHPGCRIVLTVHGSDVSVNLNSKMKRWLFSRVAGMMDYVIAVGDALPPLIRKNLNRATDMVLCAGVDERKFYDEGRDKTIDFLFVGKFVENKGVHLLLEIISRMNDPSVSFGFVGVGKFKEQVEQMAEKQNVTYFGAVDQDGLRKLYSASRFLVLPAEKEGFGLVVSEAMFCGTPVIATRVGGIAGQIKDGFNGFFIGDRTVEGIEKCLKKAVEMAPNEYSHMAENALKSNRQYALQHVCIEVMKVYQVLSNQTQ
- a CDS encoding flippase — its product is MKAFFEDRHFREVVKGASGAFIYKFLGMVAGYAFTFVVGRYLGAGSLGVFTLFLSVLSIAGMIGKYGFDASIARYVANLMQQRNTESIRKIYKKSMRFSLLLTLAISVIMMVCARWMAEEVFHVSELTWYYRILPAGLFAFVIVAINGGFLRGLKKAAQHSFFQNFARFLFPMLYIFPLIYLVSAVGAPIYAYVLGLLTAATISTRMVLRHLRYQKSELPGTAKTEDPPFREVVGVSSALLLTTSFTFLLWWTDSIMLGIFKTETDVGVYNAALKISNIVSITLVAVTSITGPKFSEMFYSNDRLQLKRFMWKVSGLSFFTSLPAAIIIFLVPGYLLGWVGDDFVHGTTPLIILTINQLVHALAGVNGLLLEMTNQEKVARNILFVSVVLNVVLNYIWIPEYGITGAALATTVSMSSRNVISVLYVNQFFLRSDRR
- a CDS encoding DegT/DnrJ/EryC1/StrS family aminotransferase; this encodes MNIPLVDLKAQYDQVRTEVRSAIDNVLSNTAFIGGEQVRIFEEGFAKYVGVNHCISCGNGTDALVLALKGLGIGPGHEVIVPANSFIATSEAVTCVGGRPVFVDCDEATYNLDSTLVEAAVTSNTKAIIAVHLYGMPGPMKELAAIAEKHGLFLIEDASQAHGAKLGERSVGTMSDVATFSFYPGKNLGAYGDAGAVVTNRKNLAEFIAKYANHGRSAKYDHDMEGVNSRMDGLQAAVLNVKLKYLDSWLEKRIAIAAKYRELLDAKQYRYTLPLENVRHVYHLFVVRVHRRADILKELAHKGIQAGIHYPIALPFLNAYKHLNHISADFPVAHKLADEILSLPIYPELTQMQVEYVATHLNAAVKPLTKEAP
- a CDS encoding O-antigen ligase family protein, with the translated sequence MLATPIWTGRILTHRQLGLFLIALVLVVPVIVDLMNGFLKMELRVDVSVGIIYRTGILIISTPFFFTSGQNRFKLYVLMILLLWGISAIVWTFSSEDHIFSMLQWEVREISRIIMPFIMVVLLWELAVKFDIGIEDMIRHISWFGFIAGGAIIFSFVTGFGMMTYYDGQEWDGGFGMKSYFIAQNDISIAVLISLVMSLYRVFTKMTLGNIIMVMTTLAGLILLTTRTALAGSLLITFVFVLSAIFFKKKDIPMRRFSRLMLIGVGVGLLVWGITVLIDIITQYSFLVTKFESLIAHSPRELMVQAAKNRIADRAWLLNIFGESNYYFLQHINFEVIKTYPKAFAGVGKHVERDFYDFVGAYGIILGMLLLLLPVLFWVKMVFSFLQKRTFLNFTFLVAITLFLGHSVFAGHALNSPTVASVVALVYLYIYQYRFFTDSHRQTSQDPSV
- a CDS encoding glycosyltransferase family 4 protein — protein: MNDRKASIAMVAYTNYATDPRVIREAEAMVSAGYPIDFYALKREGDPKVESINGVRVIHLNMKRYRGNSNVRYMLSYLEFLFRCLILFSVRPRRYKVIHVNNMPDFMIFVGFFPKIFGAKLVLDIHDPMPTTFESKFEEGKGWKYRLLLWQERLSASFANKVITVHQPMKDEILVAHGIPEQKITVIANFADEKKFPLRENYKPEGDKIKILFHGTIAERFGLQNVIKTLMQNKYRSRYTLKIIGEGDYSDSLKEFIAVNNAGDVVDFENRFYSVDKLSVIIGGFDVGLVSYILSSGTQHMLPLKMMEYISVGLPVLTIRNSPIGYYFTEEDCFYYDPEKPETLNHWFNAFIEDKDLLDHGRNHVLTIRNRFLWNNEKRKYITLLENLINNE